In one Rutidosis leptorrhynchoides isolate AG116_Rl617_1_P2 chromosome 8, CSIRO_AGI_Rlap_v1, whole genome shotgun sequence genomic region, the following are encoded:
- the LOC139861921 gene encoding ATP-dependent Clp protease ATP-binding subunit CLPT1, chloroplastic-like, with product MVAQSLSLLPISPSFSGCRCRSPVNSSIFTPNFINSSSVVNQPSNYQRLTSGRYSSIVATVASSPSTPTPEKTTPDKSAKWSFRFIKSFAMGELEARKLKFNNTGTESLLMGILVEGTSLAAKLLRESGVTLFKVREETVKLLGKSDMYIFSPEHPPLTEPAQKAIDWAINEKLKSGETGEVTTSHLLLGIWAQKESAAHKIMATLGFDDDKAKELAKSMDTEIILSYKRGL from the exons ATGGTTGCCCAATCACTTTCACTACTACCAATCTCACCTTCATTTTCCGGTTGTCGTTGCCGGAGTCCTGTCAATTCGTCAATCTTCACGCCCAATTTCATCAATTCCAGCTCCGTCGTCAACCAGCCGTCGAATTACCAGCGTCTAACTTCCGGTCGTTACTCATCAATCGTTGCAACTGTAGCTTCTAGTCCTTCAACACC GACACCAGAGAAGACAACTCCTGATAAATCAGCAaa ATGgtcatttagattcataaagtcgTTTGCCATGGGTGAATTGGAAGCTAGGAAGTTGAAGTTTAATAACACCGGAACCGAGTCACTGTTGATGGGGATATTGGTTGAGG GAACTAGTTTGGCTGCAAAGTTATTAAGAGAAAGTGGTGTAACACTTTTCAAAGTCCGAGAAGAAACTGTAAAATTACTTGGAAAATCAGACATGTATATTTTCAGCCCTGAGCATCCACCACTAACTGAACCCGCCCAAAAAGCCATCGATTGGGCAATTAATGAGAAACTCAAGTCAG GGGAAACTGGAGAAGTTACAACCTCCCATTTGCTTTTGGGAATCTGGGCACAAAAAGAATCTGCTGCTCATAAGATAATGGCCACACTTGGATTTGATGATGATAAAGCTAAAGAGCTTGCCAAATCT ATGGACACCGAAATTATTTTGAGCTACAAGAGGGGACTTTAA